Within Desulfobacter sp., the genomic segment TCCGCTGCATGTGGGGCAGATCATGGCTTTCTCCTTATGTTTTCATTCGAATCAGATATACCATAAGACCATGGGAAAAGATAAGTAAATAATGGGTGGCTGCCTCACCGGTTTGAATCTTTTTCAAGGGAAAGGAGTCTCTCCTTGATGGCCAGTCCGTGGGCAAAACCGGTGAGCTTGCCGTCGGCCCCAATCACCCGGTGGCAGGGGATGACCAGTGGAACAGGATTTTTCCCGTTGGCCGCCCCCACGGCCCGGGCGGCCTTGGGGCGGCCCAGCCGCTTTGCGATATCACCGTAGCTTGCCGTGCAGCCATAGGGAATCCGGCCGAGTTCTGCCCAGACTTTTTTCTGGAATTCCGTTCCCCTTAAATTGAGGGGAATATCAAATGCCTTTCTTTTTTCGTCCAGGTATTCCAGCACCTGGGTCCGGGTATCTGAAAAAAACGCCGGGCTGAATTCCCAATCCGCCATGATGTCGAACTGCCGGCTGCCTTGGCCGGTGTTGAGATGGAGATGGGCCAGTCCTTTTTCATCCCCGGCCAGGATGATTTCACAGAACCGGGTGTTGAATTTTGTATAATACATGGGCGCTCCTTTTTATTTGCTATTTACCGGTTCCATAGGCAGAG encodes:
- a CDS encoding methylated-DNA--[protein]-cysteine S-methyltransferase, coding for MYYTKFNTRFCEIILAGDEKGLAHLHLNTGQGSRQFDIMADWEFSPAFFSDTRTQVLEYLDEKRKAFDIPLNLRGTEFQKKVWAELGRIPYGCTASYGDIAKRLGRPKAARAVGAANGKNPVPLVIPCHRVIGADGKLTGFAHGLAIKERLLSLEKDSNR